DNA from Geobacter sulfurreducens PCA:
AATCGTAAAGACACTGTTGAAGAAAGAGATCCGGGAAGCAAAGACCCTCTCGAAAGAACCTGTTCAGATCGATATTGCACTGGCCGACCTTAATCACGACGGTACACGTGAGATTCTGGCATATGTGCGACAGTCTCCCTATTTTTGCGGCACTGAAGGGTGCTGGTTCGTGATTTTTAGGCAAGAAGGCCGAACATGGCGTAACATACTTCAGTTGATAATTCAGGAAAATGTCAGCCTATCCAGCATTTCAACATCAGATTTTGTTGATCTGATTGTGGAAGACAAGTCAGTATGGAGTTGGCATGATTACAAATACGACTTCTCGCATAAACTTCCATGATTCATTCAACAACTTGATACCGAACAGTAATAATTTCCATTGAGGGCGTATGCCGTGAGTAAGACGTTTGAGGATTTTTTGACTGCTTTGGCACAGAAAGAGTCGAGCAGGAGATATGACATCGAAAACTACAGTGGCTATTTGGGTAAGTACCAAGTGGGGGAGTATGCCCTGATCGATGCGGGATATTATCTCCACGATGGAACGGGCGCCAGGAAAAATGCAGAAGGCAAATACGTTGACAACGATTGGATCGGTCACTGGACGGGACGGAAGGGCGTTAAGAGCAAGGTGGATTTTCTCTCTGCCCCTGAAGCCCAGGAAGACGCAATCCGGCACCACGTGGCCAACCTCTGGAAACAAATCAAAGCGTTGCATCTGGATTTGTACGAGGGCACAACGGTCAACGGGATCGTTATCACGAAATCGGGAATGATCGGAGGAGCCCATCTGAAGGGGGTCGGAGGGCTGAAAAGTTATCTCAAATCTGCAGGCCGCAACATTCCGAAAGATGGAAACGGCACGTCCATTGAACACTATGTGTCAACGTTTGGTGGCTATGATATTGAGAGCATTCTGAAGGAGGCATGCGGAGCAACCGACAACGCAGAGAATCACCGAGCCATGACCACTGTTGGTCAATCCCGATCAAAGACTAAATTGGCGAAAAAGCATGTTGGAAACGGGGGCAACGCTCAACATTATGTTGTAAGGCCTGGAGATACCCTGTCTAGAATTTCCCGCATGCATAACCTCTCAGTGGCCGAAATACTTACGGTTAATCCCTCAATAACCGACAGGAACCGGATAGCTGTCGGACAGAAGTTGGTAATCCCTTCGGACAAAACTGCCAGTCACAGTTACGGCAAGACACCCTATGCGCCTGCATCACATCCTCAAGTTGGCTCAACACCTCGGCAACCGTGGTGGGGAGAAACATTTGTCGGAGGATTCCGCAAGAAATGGAACTGAGGGGGTCATCGCCACCGCCTCTCTGAGCAATTCGTAAGTTTCACGAGGAAAACGCCATGACAATCCAAAAGGCCGCGGCAAGCCTCCTTTCTCAGGGCTCAACATCAAGCTTTCAGTTCGAGATTCCCGCCACCAGGCACTTACTGTCGGTAGCGGGATTCACCGTCGACGAGCGTATATCCCATCCCTATGACATCCACCTCACCCTGGCCACAAAGGACAATGTGGATCTCGACGAGGTGATCGACAAGGAAGCCGTGCTTTCCGTAGATCATGAGGGCGGAACGCGCTATTTCCACGGTGTTGTCCGGGAATTCACCTCTCTCGGGACGGACGGCGACTACGACCTCTACCACGCCCACATTGTGCCGGCCCTGTGGTTCCTTTCGCTGGAGCAGGATTGCCGTGTTTTCCAGTTCAAGAACGTTCAGGACATAGTCGCCGAAATCCTCGAAGAGAGTAATATCACCAGTGACCGCTACCGCTTCGCACTCTCCAGGGAGGACCGCCTGCGCAAATTCTGCGTCCAGTACCGGGAAACGGACCTGAACTTTGTCTCGCGACTTCTCGAAGAGGAGGGAATCTTCTACTTTTTCGAGCACTACGAAGAC
Protein-coding regions in this window:
- a CDS encoding LysM peptidoglycan-binding domain-containing protein; the encoded protein is MSKTFEDFLTALAQKESSRRYDIENYSGYLGKYQVGEYALIDAGYYLHDGTGARKNAEGKYVDNDWIGHWTGRKGVKSKVDFLSAPEAQEDAIRHHVANLWKQIKALHLDLYEGTTVNGIVITKSGMIGGAHLKGVGGLKSYLKSAGRNIPKDGNGTSIEHYVSTFGGYDIESILKEACGATDNAENHRAMTTVGQSRSKTKLAKKHVGNGGNAQHYVVRPGDTLSRISRMHNLSVAEILTVNPSITDRNRIAVGQKLVIPSDKTASHSYGKTPYAPASHPQVGSTPRQPWWGETFVGGFRKKWN